In Desulfobacteraceae bacterium, the genomic stretch AGGACCTGGCCGCAGGCACAGCCGTGGGGCTCGGGGACATCGGGGACCGCCAGGTCGAAGCAGGCCTCGGCATCCAGCCCCCGGTGGGCCGCGGCAATTTTCAGGCCGCTCTCCGGGATCACCCCCAGCCCGCGCCACTCGGCGTCGACGTCTGTAAACACCTCGGCCATGGCCGCCTGGGCTTTGGGATTGCCCGCGGCGGTGACGGCGCGCTCGTAGGCATTCTCCAGCAGCGCCTCCCCGGCCTCGATCTGGGCCACCAGCCGGGCCAGGGCCCGCAGGAGATCCAGCGGTTCGAAGCCGCCGACGACACAGGGAATCCGGTGGCGGTCGACCAGCGGCTGAAAGGCTTGGGTGCCGGCCACCAGGCAGACGTGGCCGGGCAAGAGGAAGCCGTCCACCCGCAGGTCGGGGGCCGCCATCAGCGCCGCCACAGCCGGCGGGGTGCGCTTGTGGGCGGCAAACACCAGAAAGTTTGACACCCCGCGGGCCCGGGCGGAGAGCAGCGCCGCGGCCACCGTGGGGGCGGTGGTCTCAAAGCCGACCCCCAGGAAAACCACTTTCTTGGCCGGGTTGCGGACCGCAAGGTCCAGGGCGTCCAGGGGCGAGTAGACCACCCGCACGTCGCAGCCCGCCGCGCGCGCCTGTTGCAGCGAGGAGCCGCTGCCCGGCACGCGCAGCAGATCGCCGAAGGTGGCCAGGATGACGTCCTCACAGCGGGCGAGGGCCACGAACTGGTCGATCTCCCGCTGGGCCGTGACGCACACCGGGCAGCCGGGGCCGGAGACCAGGGTGATGGTCTCGGGCAGCAGCGCCCGCAGGCCGCTTCTGAAAATCGACATGGTGTGGGTCCCGCAGACCTCCATCAGGCGGACGGGCTGGCGGCTGGCGGCATGAATCTGCGCGATCAGGCGCCGTGCGATGTCGCGGTCGCGGTACTCTTCGACGTGTTTCACGGCAATCGCCCCCCCTTGCGGCTCAGGTGCCGTTTGCCGGCGGCCCGCCGCCCGACCGTTCAGCTTGAACCAGGGCCGCGGCCACGACGGCCTGGCCCAGGGCGATGCCGCCGTCGTTGGTGGGCACGTGGGCGTGGCTTAAAACGGTGAACCCCTGGCTTTCCAGACTTTCTTTGAGGCCGGTGAAGAGCAGCAGGTTTTGGAAAACCCCGCCGCTCAAGGCCACCTGCCCAATCCCGGTTTCAAGCCGCAGGGCCGCGCACAACCGCGTGAAAAGATCCACCAGGGTGGCGTGGAAGCGGTCGCTGACCACCGCCGCCGGGACTCCGGCGAGCAGATCCCCCACCAGGGCGCGAACCAGCGGGGCCGGCGGGATGCGCTTGATCGCGCCCTCCTCCCAGCCGACGGCATAGGGCCGCTCGGGTGCGCCGCCGGCCGCCATTTCAAGCTCCATGGCGGCCTGCCCCTCGAAGGTGACATGATAGCGGATTCCGGCAAGGGCCGCAACCGCATCGAACAGCCGGCCGAGGCTGGAGGTCGGCGGGGCGTTGAGGCCGCGCCGGACCATGGCCGCGACGGTCCCGATCCTGGCGGCGTCCCGGGCTTTCAGCAGGGGCAGGTCCAGCTTGCGGTAATCATCGCCGAATGCGTCCCAGAGGTAGCTCAGCGCCATCCGCCACGGCGCGCGGATGGCCGCCGCCCCGCCCGGCAGGGGCACGTAGGCGAGGTGGGCGGCGCGCCGGAAGCGCGCGGCTTCGGCCACCAGGACCTCCCCGCCCCAGATGGCGCCGTCGGAACCGTAGCCGGTGCCGTCGAAGGCCAGCCCGATCACGGGGCCGGCCGCCCGGTTTTCGGCCAGGCAGCTGACGATATGGGCATGGTGGTGCTGGACGGCCACGCGTCGCAGGCCGCTCTGGTCCTCGGCAAAGCGCGTGCTGAGGTAGTCCGGATGGAGGTCGTGGGCCACCGCCTGCGGGGTGATGTCCAGAATGCGCTTCAGGTGGTCGACGGTCTGCCGGAAGAACTCGAAGGTCGCCAGGTTTTCCATATCGCCGACGTGCTGGCTGACAAAGGCCTGATCGCCGCGGGTCAGGCAGACGGTGTTCTTCAACTCGGCGCCGCAGGCCAGAATAGGCG encodes the following:
- the hypD gene encoding hydrogenase formation protein HypD, translating into MAVKHVEEYRDRDIARRLIAQIHAASRQPVRLMEVCGTHTMSIFRSGLRALLPETITLVSGPGCPVCVTAQREIDQFVALARCEDVILATFGDLLRVPGSGSSLQQARAAGCDVRVVYSPLDALDLAVRNPAKKVVFLGVGFETTAPTVAAALLSARARGVSNFLVFAAHKRTPPAVAALMAAPDLRVDGFLLPGHVCLVAGTQAFQPLVDRHRIPCVVGGFEPLDLLRALARLVAQIEAGEALLENAYERAVTAAGNPKAQAAMAEVFTDVDAEWRGLGVIPESGLKIAAAHRGLDAEACFDLAVPDVPEPHGCACGQVLKGLKLPTDCALYRKACTPLHPVGPCMVSSEGTCAAYYRYHRPEGA